The following proteins are co-located in the Deltaproteobacteria bacterium genome:
- a CDS encoding type 2 isopentenyl-diphosphate Delta-isomerase, protein MPARRVRKALTKTQQRKKEHLEICLDTERVTGPSRTGLDRYYFVHNALPELDIDELDLSTSFLGKRLRAPILISSMTGGFDLARKVNRNLAAAAQALGIGMGVGSQRVAIEEPSAVSSFQVRDVAPDILLCSNLGAVQLNYGYGIEQCRRAVAMIGADALIFHLNVLQEAVQPEGNRNFKGLVDKIATVCLEIEVPVIAKEVGNGIAVDVACRLVQAGVRAIDVAGKGGTSWSAVEAQRAAQAGQRADTSFADWGIPTEEALVSIRQAMPEIPLVASGGIRTGVDIAKAIALGADIGAFGQPLLAAAIESADAVIEAISKVIHELKVSMLCVGARDLTALRRAPLTRR, encoded by the coding sequence ATGCCAGCGCGCAGGGTGCGTAAAGCCCTCACCAAAACCCAGCAACGCAAAAAAGAACACCTCGAAATTTGCCTCGATACCGAGCGCGTCACCGGTCCATCGCGCACCGGATTGGATCGCTATTACTTCGTTCACAACGCGCTCCCCGAGCTCGATATCGACGAGCTCGATCTATCGACGAGCTTTCTCGGCAAACGGCTGCGCGCGCCGATCTTGATTTCATCGATGACCGGCGGCTTCGACCTGGCGCGCAAGGTCAATCGCAATTTGGCGGCCGCCGCGCAAGCCTTGGGCATCGGCATGGGTGTGGGCTCGCAGCGCGTTGCCATCGAAGAGCCGTCGGCAGTGAGCTCGTTTCAGGTGCGCGACGTCGCGCCGGATATTTTGCTCTGCAGCAATCTCGGCGCGGTGCAGTTGAACTACGGCTACGGCATCGAGCAGTGCCGGCGCGCAGTGGCAATGATCGGCGCCGACGCGCTGATTTTTCATTTGAACGTGTTGCAGGAGGCCGTCCAGCCCGAAGGTAATCGAAATTTTAAGGGCCTGGTCGACAAGATCGCTACCGTATGCCTTGAAATCGAAGTGCCCGTGATAGCCAAAGAGGTCGGCAACGGCATTGCGGTCGACGTGGCGTGCCGTTTGGTTCAGGCGGGTGTTAGAGCGATCGATGTCGCCGGCAAGGGCGGCACATCGTGGTCGGCCGTCGAAGCGCAGCGCGCCGCCCAAGCAGGCCAACGCGCGGACACGAGCTTTGCCGACTGGGGCATTCCGACGGAAGAAGCGCTGGTGTCGATTCGCCAAGCCATGCCGGAGATTCCCCTCGTCGCTTCAGGCGGCATCCGCACCGGCGTCGACATCGCCAAAGCCATCGCGTTGGGCGCTGACATCGGCGCCTTCGGACAACCGCTGCTAGCCGCAGCGATCGAATCCGCAGATGCGGTGATCGAAGCGATCAGCAAAGTCATTCACGAGCTCAAAGTCAGTATGCTGTGCGTCGGCGCGCGCGATCTCACCGCGCTGCGGCGCGCGCCGCTGACGAGAAGATAA
- a CDS encoding XdhC family protein — protein sequence MAGPGACYTGEDLDGKKKDTVYHQVKEFLDKGETLAVATIVSTKGSTPREVGAKMVVTAWGEILGTIGGGCGEADVKREAIEVIRTRKPRTVRVDLLDDISSDSPAVCGGIMNVFIDPWWKERDQEAAGAK from the coding sequence ATGGCTGGTCCTGGCGCTTGTTATACCGGTGAAGATCTCGACGGCAAGAAAAAAGATACCGTCTATCACCAAGTCAAAGAGTTTCTTGACAAGGGCGAGACTTTGGCGGTGGCGACCATCGTGTCGACCAAGGGTTCGACGCCGCGCGAAGTGGGCGCCAAGATGGTGGTGACCGCCTGGGGTGAAATCCTCGGCACCATCGGCGGCGGCTGCGGTGAAGCGGACGTCAAGCGCGAGGCCATCGAAGTCATCCGTACGCGCAAGCCGCGCACCGTGCGCGTCGATTTGCTCGACGACATTTCGTCGGATAGCCCGGCGGTGTGCGGCGGCATTATGAATGTTTTCATTGACCCGTGGTGGAAGGAGCGCGATCAGGAGGCGGCGGGCGCAAAATGA
- a CDS encoding UbiX family flavin prenyltransferase has protein sequence MNQKKRLIIAVSGATGAIYGVRMLEILSKVDDIETHLVLSKAGKMTIQVETPYSVKDVEAMADVVHDINNVGASISSGSFRTAGMVIAPCSMKSMGGIAHSLGGDLLVRAADVVLKERKKLVVVVRETPLHLGHLQAMVTLTQMGAVIFPPVPAFYHRPKTLDDVINQTVARILDQFDIDVSLFHRWDDDGMSRHPDAGKTTTIDVAKARRAAKKR, from the coding sequence TTGAATCAAAAGAAACGACTGATTATCGCCGTGTCCGGCGCCACCGGCGCGATCTACGGCGTGCGCATGCTGGAAATCCTCTCGAAGGTCGATGACATCGAAACCCATTTGGTGTTAAGCAAGGCCGGCAAGATGACCATCCAGGTCGAGACGCCCTATTCCGTCAAAGACGTCGAGGCGATGGCCGACGTGGTTCATGACATCAACAACGTCGGTGCGAGTATTTCGAGCGGCTCGTTTCGCACCGCCGGCATGGTGATCGCGCCCTGCTCGATGAAATCGATGGGCGGCATTGCCCATTCTCTAGGCGGCGATCTTTTGGTCCGCGCCGCCGACGTGGTGCTCAAGGAGCGCAAGAAGCTGGTTGTCGTGGTACGCGAAACCCCGCTGCATTTGGGCCACTTGCAAGCGATGGTGACGCTAACGCAAATGGGCGCGGTGATCTTTCCACCGGTGCCGGCGTTCTATCATCGGCCCAAGACGCTCGACGATGTGATCAATCAAACTGTCGCGCGCATTCTCGATCAGTTCGATATCGATGTGTCGTTGTTCCACCGCTGGGACGACGACGGCATGAGCCGCCACCCGGACGCGGGCAAGACGACGACGATCGACGTGGCCAAGGCGCGGCGCGCCGCCAAGAAGCGCTGA
- a CDS encoding prepilin-type N-terminal cleavage/methylation domain-containing protein has protein sequence MRLSQKLASRTGFTLIEVMLALSLFALLGVVLYAAMSLGQGAAKKTEAVFEKNQHLRSVMDLLGSYIRSSYPLRPAPQDASIYYQGEEKELSFISAYSVAMGGRGMAKINLRFDREGEGPGGALTLEEELPANADGGAGAYRNSFTLREGVSDFRLAYLDPQLDKEDWAEKWDGKEKLV, from the coding sequence ATGAGGCTTTCGCAAAAATTGGCGAGCCGCACGGGCTTCACCTTGATCGAGGTGATGCTGGCGCTCTCGCTATTTGCGCTGCTGGGCGTGGTGCTCTACGCTGCCATGTCGCTGGGCCAAGGAGCTGCGAAAAAGACCGAAGCCGTATTTGAAAAGAATCAGCACCTGCGTTCAGTGATGGATCTGTTGGGGAGCTACATTCGCTCGTCGTATCCACTACGACCAGCGCCCCAGGATGCTTCCATTTATTACCAAGGCGAGGAAAAAGAGCTGAGTTTCATTTCGGCCTATTCCGTCGCCATGGGCGGCCGCGGCATGGCCAAGATCAACCTGCGCTTTGATCGCGAAGGCGAGGGCCCGGGTGGTGCTTTAACATTGGAAGAGGAGCTGCCGGCGAACGCCGATGGCGGTGCCGGCGCTTACCGTAACTCATTTACTCTGCGGGAGGGAGTTTCGGATTTTCGCCTCGCCTATCTCGACCCACAGCTCGACAAAGAGGACTGGGCTGAGAAGTGGGACGGCAAAGAGAAACTCGTTTAG
- a CDS encoding VWA domain-containing protein — protein sequence MEITPEQIAAAVSGVSSVRGHGTLPNMMAFGRALKQLGVKVSLSQVLDAARSSDLVDIAERDDFRALLRSNLISQKEDFPVFDTLFDCFWREQAYERVQMETMEIQGTPTESQASEGGDEEGGLEEALAEAMAQENIPLENLDEFSVPTYSAQELMNRKDFSEMGVEESRAIARAILLIATKIATQISRRKKVGSKGDTVDPRSTMRKSMKYGGEVVQLVNRKRRIKKTKVILLCDVSGSMDCYSRFLIQFMYGLQNELWGVETFVFSTSLSRITHLIRTKNIVDALEKISGSILGWSGGTNIGRSLHTFNRQFAPSMVSARTVVVIISDGWDRGDVSLLEREMQDIKRRAKKIIWLNPLLASDNYEPLCKGMQAALPYLDLFLSVHNVNSLVALGRTLQKMVA from the coding sequence ATGGAAATCACTCCTGAACAGATCGCCGCGGCCGTCAGCGGCGTTTCCTCCGTGCGCGGCCACGGCACGCTGCCCAACATGATGGCCTTTGGGCGGGCGCTGAAGCAGCTCGGCGTCAAAGTCAGCTTGAGCCAGGTGCTCGACGCGGCGCGCTCGTCCGATCTTGTCGACATTGCTGAGCGAGACGACTTTCGCGCGCTATTGCGCTCCAATCTGATTTCACAAAAGGAAGATTTCCCGGTTTTTGATACGCTGTTCGATTGCTTCTGGCGCGAGCAGGCCTACGAGCGCGTGCAGATGGAGACCATGGAGATTCAGGGGACGCCGACCGAGTCACAGGCTTCCGAGGGTGGCGACGAAGAGGGTGGCTTGGAGGAGGCCTTGGCTGAAGCCATGGCGCAGGAAAATATTCCGCTAGAAAACCTCGACGAGTTTTCCGTGCCCACCTATAGCGCCCAGGAGCTGATGAATCGCAAGGACTTCAGCGAGATGGGCGTCGAAGAGAGCCGCGCCATTGCCCGGGCGATTTTGTTGATTGCGACCAAAATCGCCACGCAGATCAGCCGGCGGAAAAAAGTCGGCAGCAAGGGCGACACCGTGGACCCGCGCTCGACCATGCGCAAGAGCATGAAATACGGCGGCGAAGTCGTCCAACTGGTCAATCGCAAACGACGCATCAAGAAAACCAAAGTGATCTTGCTCTGCGACGTCAGCGGCTCGATGGATTGCTACAGCCGTTTTTTGATCCAGTTCATGTACGGTCTGCAAAATGAGCTGTGGGGCGTCGAGACGTTTGTCTTTAGCACGTCGCTGTCGCGCATTACCCATTTGATCCGCACCAAAAATATCGTTGACGCCCTGGAAAAAATCTCCGGCAGCATACTCGGTTGGTCGGGCGGCACCAACATCGGCCGCTCGCTGCACACGTTCAACCGCCAATTTGCCCCGAGCATGGTCAGTGCCCGCACAGTAGTGGTGATCATCAGCGACGGGTGGGATCGCGGCGACGTCAGCCTGCTGGAGCGCGAGATGCAGGACATCAAGCGGCGCGCCAAGAAGATTATCTGGCTCAATCCGCTGCTCGCGAGCGACAACTATGAGCCGCTGTGCAAAGGCATGCAGGCGGCGCTGCCGTATCTCGATTTGTTTTTGTCGGTGCACAACGTGAACAGTCTCGTCGCCCTTGGGCGGACGTTGCAGAAGATGGTTGCGTAA
- a CDS encoding DUF120 domain-containing protein — translation MNLKLTGTVFSDLGRASVFMALDWVQQALLQTLGYAPFPATLNLRPRTEDDALIWQRAQKEITGVELPTEAGACSAQIFLVDITRPVLMGNRSVRGAILLPAVSDYPADKIEVVAPVRLKDKFRVNDGDQLTLEFVQ, via the coding sequence ATGAACCTCAAATTGACCGGCACGGTGTTCTCCGATCTCGGCCGAGCGTCGGTTTTCATGGCGCTGGATTGGGTGCAACAGGCGCTGCTGCAGACTCTGGGCTACGCGCCCTTTCCCGCGACCCTGAACCTGCGTCCGCGCACGGAAGATGACGCGCTGATTTGGCAACGCGCGCAGAAAGAAATAACCGGAGTCGAGCTGCCGACCGAGGCGGGAGCGTGCAGCGCGCAGATTTTTCTGGTCGATATCACGCGTCCGGTTTTGATGGGCAATCGCTCGGTGCGCGGCGCGATATTGTTGCCGGCAGTCTCTGACTATCCCGCCGACAAGATCGAAGTGGTTGCGCCGGTGCGGCTGAAAGATAAGTTTAGAGTGAACGACGGCGATCAATTGACCCTGGAATTTGTCCAATAA
- a CDS encoding prepilin-type N-terminal cleavage/methylation domain-containing protein — protein MKTSRGYQSAGGFTLLEVLVAMTIVGIGVVTLLEVFSLGLRLGSKSTVQTEALAYGRLIMDNVLAKSKMEDGGEQGTYQEKGRWKLQVQTLREPTPSLNLGSNLELKEVALELSVDDGGRERRVELKTLRLVRKKP, from the coding sequence ATGAAAACGAGCCGTGGATATCAGAGCGCCGGCGGCTTCACGTTGCTCGAAGTGCTGGTGGCCATGACCATCGTCGGCATCGGCGTGGTGACTCTGCTCGAAGTGTTTTCACTGGGCTTGCGATTGGGTTCAAAGAGCACCGTGCAGACCGAGGCCCTGGCTTACGGTCGCTTGATCATGGACAACGTCTTGGCCAAATCGAAAATGGAAGACGGCGGCGAGCAGGGCACCTACCAAGAAAAAGGCCGTTGGAAGCTGCAGGTGCAGACCTTGCGCGAGCCGACACCGTCGCTCAATCTCGGCTCAAACTTGGAACTTAAAGAGGTTGCCCTCGAGCTATCCGTCGACGACGGTGGCCGCGAGCGGCGCGTTGAGCTCAAAACCTTGCGCCTGGTGCGTAAGAAGCCGTAG
- a CDS encoding type II secretion system F family protein: protein MAFSQYRAADQGGKIVEGIMEAEVEQSVVSRLREMGCVPLRITLPREGALAGHEARAPLFKRNKITQTELLQFTQELSTLLAAGLPLDRSLSILGSLIEGEHFTRVMRTLLEAVRAGKSLAASMGEHPDVFPKIYVNMIRAGEAGGILDAVLRYLVEYLERSLALKEDLKSALIYPVILAGAAGLSLTVLFVYVIPKFSVIFKDVGQALPWITKVVLDFSQLLTHYGWFILAGLIVLVVFGVYYLRTPEGRGEWDRLSLRLPLLGELVRKFETARFSRTLAALLRGGVPLLEALGTVQGVIGNTLLSRAISQVQVRVREGKGMARPLGDSGLFPTLALSMISVGEETGKLETMLNEVAEHYDQDVKRTTKRLTSILEPALILTMGLIIGVVVISMLLAIFSINDLPF from the coding sequence ATGGCTTTTTCCCAATACCGGGCCGCCGACCAGGGCGGCAAGATCGTCGAAGGCATCATGGAAGCCGAGGTGGAGCAGAGCGTCGTGTCGCGCCTGCGCGAAATGGGCTGCGTGCCGCTGCGCATCACCTTGCCGCGCGAAGGCGCGCTCGCCGGACACGAGGCGCGGGCGCCGCTTTTCAAGCGCAACAAGATCACCCAGACCGAGCTTTTGCAGTTTACCCAGGAGCTCAGCACGCTGCTCGCCGCCGGCCTGCCACTCGACCGCAGTTTGTCGATTCTCGGCAGCCTGATCGAAGGCGAGCACTTTACCCGGGTCATGCGCACGCTCTTGGAAGCGGTGCGCGCCGGCAAGTCGCTGGCGGCGTCCATGGGCGAGCACCCCGACGTCTTTCCAAAGATTTACGTGAACATGATTCGCGCCGGTGAAGCGGGCGGCATCTTGGACGCCGTGCTGCGCTATCTGGTCGAATACCTGGAACGTTCGCTGGCGTTGAAAGAGGACTTGAAATCGGCGTTGATCTATCCGGTGATCTTGGCCGGCGCCGCCGGCCTGTCCTTGACGGTGTTGTTTGTTTACGTCATTCCCAAGTTTTCGGTGATTTTTAAGGATGTCGGCCAGGCGCTCCCTTGGATTACCAAGGTCGTGCTCGACTTCAGCCAACTGTTGACCCACTATGGCTGGTTTATTCTGGCGGGCCTGATTGTGCTGGTGGTCTTTGGCGTTTACTATCTGCGCACGCCCGAGGGGCGCGGCGAGTGGGACCGGCTGAGTTTGCGGTTGCCACTGCTGGGCGAGCTCGTGCGCAAGTTCGAAACCGCGCGTTTCTCGCGCACCTTGGCGGCGTTGTTGCGCGGCGGTGTGCCGCTGCTCGAGGCGCTCGGCACGGTGCAAGGAGTGATCGGCAACACTTTGCTATCGCGGGCCATCAGCCAAGTGCAGGTGCGCGTGCGTGAGGGCAAGGGAATGGCGCGGCCGCTGGGCGACAGCGGACTTTTCCCAACCTTGGCCTTGAGTATGATTTCGGTGGGCGAAGAGACCGGCAAGCTCGAAACCATGCTCAACGAAGTGGCGGAACACTATGACCAGGACGTCAAACGCACCACCAAACGGCTGACGTCGATCCTTGAGCCGGCGCTGATTCTCACCATGGGTCTGATCATTGGCGTGGTGGTGATCTCGATGTTGTTGGCGATTTTTAGTATCAATGATTTACCATTCTAA
- the gspG gene encoding type II secretion system protein GspG: MIYHSKFMKFTRSNSGFTLVELLVVMIIIGLLAALVGPRFIRQEEKAKIKAAKAQIELLGTALDTFRLDIGRYPTSEEGLDALVRKPGSVDKWDGPYLKKDMPLDPWGKAYVYKSPGDHGAFDLLSYGADGTAGGDGDNRDVTSWEK; encoded by the coding sequence ATGATTTACCATTCTAAGTTTATGAAATTTACCCGAAGCAATAGTGGTTTTACCCTCGTCGAACTACTGGTCGTGATGATCATCATCGGTCTTTTGGCGGCCCTGGTGGGTCCGCGCTTCATCCGGCAGGAGGAAAAGGCCAAGATCAAGGCGGCCAAGGCGCAGATCGAGCTGCTGGGCACGGCGCTCGACACATTTCGCCTCGACATTGGCCGTTATCCAACCAGCGAAGAGGGCCTCGACGCGCTGGTGCGCAAACCCGGCAGTGTCGACAAGTGGGATGGGCCTTACTTGAAAAAAGACATGCCGCTCGATCCTTGGGGCAAAGCCTACGTTTACAAGAGCCCCGGCGATCATGGCGCATTCGATCTGCTTTCCTATGGCGCCGATGGCACCGCCGGCGGTGATGGCGATAATCGCGATGTTACGAGTTGGGAAAAATAG
- a CDS encoding MoxR family ATPase: protein MNVNQLSIEKVQEILRTEKYVCDRSLATVVYLSLVMGKPLLLEGEAGVGKTEIAKVLSKVLGAKLIRLQCYEGLDANTALYEWNYPKQMLHIKLEEIEKGDKQKVETEIFTEDYLVKRPLLEAIQTSGTNPPVLLIDEIDRADMEFEAFLLEVLSDFQITIPELGTIAAKHRPYVFLTSNRTREIHDALKRRCLYHWIEYPSFEKEYEIITTKFPEVEGNMAKQICAFMQKVREMNFYKRPGVAETLDWASALIALNRKSLDDQSVVETMGCVFKYREDLHHLREQVENKQLNLDTLLRMSPELVS, encoded by the coding sequence GTGAACGTAAACCAACTATCCATCGAAAAAGTCCAAGAAATTCTCCGCACCGAAAAATACGTTTGCGACCGGTCTTTGGCAACGGTCGTTTATCTTTCGCTGGTGATGGGCAAGCCGCTGCTTTTGGAAGGTGAAGCCGGCGTCGGGAAAACCGAGATCGCCAAGGTGCTGTCGAAGGTGCTGGGCGCCAAGTTGATTCGTTTGCAGTGCTACGAAGGGCTCGACGCCAACACGGCGCTCTACGAGTGGAACTATCCGAAGCAGATGCTGCACATCAAGCTCGAAGAGATCGAAAAAGGCGACAAGCAAAAAGTCGAAACCGAGATCTTTACCGAAGACTATCTGGTGAAACGACCGCTCCTCGAAGCGATCCAGACCAGCGGCACCAATCCGCCGGTGTTGTTGATCGACGAGATCGATCGCGCCGATATGGAGTTTGAAGCGTTCCTGCTCGAAGTGCTTTCCGATTTTCAGATCACGATTCCCGAATTGGGCACCATCGCGGCCAAGCATCGGCCGTACGTTTTTCTGACCTCGAACCGGACGCGGGAAATTCATGACGCGCTCAAGCGCCGCTGCTTGTATCATTGGATCGAGTACCCGAGCTTCGAGAAGGAATACGAAATTATCACGACCAAGTTCCCCGAAGTCGAGGGCAACATGGCCAAGCAGATCTGCGCCTTCATGCAAAAAGTCCGCGAGATGAACTTCTACAAGCGGCCGGGGGTGGCGGAGACTTTGGACTGGGCGTCGGCGTTGATTGCGCTCAATCGCAAGAGCCTCGACGATCAGAGCGTGGTGGAGACGATGGGCTGCGTTTTTAAATATCGTGAAGACTTGCACCACCTGCGCGAACAAGTGGAGAATAAGCAGTTGAATTTGGATACATTGTTGAGAATGTCGCCGGAGTTGGTGAGTTAG
- a CDS encoding prepilin-type N-terminal cleavage/methylation domain-containing protein — MAHSICFPMAPMAPPAVMAIIAMLRVGKNSDGFSLIELILVLVLLGISSVIAVPAIERGLKSREARQTAVTLAAVARDSSDRARTEGYPQQLTLNLASNSYVGPSGQEVSLAANLRFIDVQGGETTERDLRQFLFFPNGSNLGGTIRVGGDGAAYSVRLHPLTGRVEVLHDERS, encoded by the coding sequence ATGGCGCATTCGATCTGCTTTCCTATGGCGCCGATGGCACCGCCGGCGGTGATGGCGATAATCGCGATGTTACGAGTTGGGAAAAATAGCGATGGCTTTTCGCTGATCGAGCTGATCCTGGTTTTGGTACTTCTGGGGATCAGCAGTGTCATTGCTGTGCCCGCCATTGAGCGGGGGCTAAAAAGTCGCGAAGCGCGCCAAACCGCCGTCACTCTTGCAGCCGTGGCGCGCGATTCGAGCGATCGCGCCCGTACCGAAGGCTATCCGCAGCAGTTGACCCTCAATCTCGCCAGCAACTCCTATGTTGGGCCCTCCGGGCAAGAAGTGTCGTTGGCGGCCAACCTGAGGTTCATCGACGTCCAAGGCGGTGAGACGACCGAGCGCGACCTGCGCCAATTTCTGTTTTTTCCCAACGGCAGTAACTTGGGCGGCACGATTCGCGTCGGCGGCGATGGCGCCGCCTATTCGGTGCGCTTGCACCCGCTCACCGGCCGGGTCGAAGTGCTGCACGATGAGCGCTCATGA